A single genomic interval of Nitrosomonadales bacterium harbors:
- a CDS encoding TatD family hydrolase has translation MPFVDSHCHLNFPELADDLDNILAHMRQNDVINALCVSVNLKDFTQVLALAERHGHLYASVGVHPDYEDVEEPSVAGLVELARHPEVIAIGETGLDYFRLKGDLEWQRERFRTHIRAARETGKPLIVHTREAAADTLRLMAEEKAGEAGGVMHCFTETWEVAEAALAMGFYISFSGIVTFKNAKQLKEVARRVPLERILIETDAPYLAPVPHRGKLNQPAYVKHVAEEIAALRGISLEETGRCTTENFMRLFGLEN, from the coding sequence ATGCCTTTTGTCGATTCGCACTGCCATCTCAATTTTCCGGAACTTGCTGACGATCTGGACAATATCCTTGCGCATATGCGCCAGAACGATGTGATCAACGCGCTATGCGTTTCGGTCAACCTGAAGGATTTTACGCAGGTGCTGGCGCTTGCCGAACGACATGGGCATCTCTATGCCTCGGTCGGCGTACATCCCGACTACGAGGATGTTGAGGAACCCAGCGTTGCCGGCCTGGTCGAGCTGGCCCGCCATCCAGAAGTCATCGCCATCGGTGAGACCGGTCTGGATTATTTCCGACTGAAGGGCGACCTGGAATGGCAGCGCGAGCGCTTTCGCACCCACATACGCGCGGCACGGGAGACCGGCAAGCCGCTGATCGTCCATACTCGCGAGGCTGCTGCCGATACATTGCGCCTGATGGCCGAGGAGAAGGCGGGGGAAGCTGGCGGCGTGATGCACTGCTTCACCGAAACATGGGAGGTGGCGGAGGCCGCGCTCGCGATGGGCTTCTACATCTCCTTTTCCGGCATCGTCACGTTTAAAAATGCGAAACAACTCAAGGAGGTAGCCAGGCGCGTGCCTTTGGAACGCATCCTGATCGAGACCGATGCGCCTTATCTGGCACCCGTGCCGCATCGCGGCAAGCTCAATCAACCTGCTTATGTGAAACACGTCGCAGAAGAGATTGCCGCGCTGCGCGGCATCAGTCTGGAAGAAACTGGCAGATGTACCACGGAAAATTTCATGCGTTTATTCGGGCTGGAGAATTGA
- the holB gene encoding DNA polymerase III subunit delta' yields the protein MKNNYPWQKDDWGRLQELLKRPPHGLLLKGNKGIGKFDLAMNLACSMLCQQPKGASLACGKCPSCHWFEQGSHPDFRLLQPDALSQAVDEHESGKKPSKQISVGQVRSLADFLGMSAHQGGRRVVLIHPAEAMNVNAANALLKNLEEPPQDLLFILVSHKPQQLLPTILSRCLSFALPAPDTISATGWLKEQGVENPGEALAASGFAPLQAVQLDEQLGSEERAKLLRAVRQPSALDVFALAEALQKTEQTLVVQWLQQWCYDLSSMKLAGRLRYHPGEEATIKKLIEPIEPLNLARLQKYLQTAKREAQHTLNSRLFFESILLAYRQLMLA from the coding sequence ATGAAAAATAATTATCCTTGGCAGAAAGATGATTGGGGGCGTCTGCAAGAGCTACTCAAGCGCCCGCCGCATGGCCTACTGTTAAAGGGCAATAAAGGTATCGGAAAGTTCGATCTGGCGATGAATCTGGCTTGCTCCATGTTGTGCCAACAGCCAAAGGGGGCCAGTCTTGCCTGCGGAAAATGTCCTTCTTGTCACTGGTTCGAACAAGGCTCCCACCCCGATTTTCGCTTGCTGCAGCCGGATGCGTTAAGCCAGGCTGTCGATGAACACGAATCCGGCAAAAAACCCAGCAAACAGATTTCCGTGGGGCAGGTCAGAAGCCTGGCCGATTTCCTTGGCATGTCCGCCCATCAGGGAGGCCGGCGTGTGGTTCTCATCCATCCCGCCGAGGCGATGAACGTCAATGCCGCGAATGCATTATTGAAAAACCTCGAGGAACCGCCGCAGGATCTGCTGTTCATCCTGGTATCACACAAGCCACAACAGTTGTTGCCGACCATTCTGAGCCGCTGTTTATCCTTTGCGCTACCGGCTCCCGATACTATAAGCGCTACCGGATGGCTGAAAGAGCAGGGGGTAGAAAATCCAGGTGAAGCGCTGGCCGCTTCCGGATTTGCACCGCTGCAAGCCGTGCAACTGGATGAGCAACTGGGCAGCGAAGAACGCGCCAAACTACTGCGCGCAGTGCGCCAACCCTCCGCGCTGGATGTGTTCGCGCTGGCCGAGGCGCTGCAGAAGACCGAGCAGACGCTGGTCGTGCAGTGGTTGCAGCAATGGTGTTACGACCTGAGTTCGATGAAACTGGCGGGCAGGCTGCGCTATCATCCCGGCGAAGAAGCGACAATCAAAAAACTGATCGAGCCCATTGAACCGCTAAATCTCGCACGGTTGCAGAAGTACCTGCAAACCGCAAAACGCGAGGCGCAGCACACTCTTAATTCCAGATTATTTTTCGAGTCCATACTGCTGGCGTATCGCCAGTTGATGCTTGCATAG